The Geotalea uraniireducens Rf4 genome window below encodes:
- a CDS encoding glycosyltransferase family 39 protein yields the protein MLHCNDSVNFKVLLAILIVSACLRLWGAFDITGYTGDESFHVPSAISLGQYGTPLSSNWTHPPAGALILLGTITLFGDNPVGWRIGGIVFGTVSVGLLYLVAFRLYRNEMAALLAATLLAMDPFHIYFSRTTFMEIPVLCFFLMFLYFMLEYAEDGSRWSLPLAGVALGLTAATKSYFVCSMLLVIGYAWWKKWQQKDGQATHVLDFLCYLLCLPVAIYLLSYYHWFGRGFTLQEFFQMRGDALWTLRNITIDSFENKWFLEVGGQPWEWFVKPIVFGYQFETNRYLLEINNFPIRLFSLFSLIALTVHGWRRRLAPLLVPPILFASVYLLFLLLNRPMSSSSALVVLPFAYLALARAVVLLEEQYCRACRLSLIALVLIVFWEAYLYPLATGRVVSDFLYSPILSSTKIMRMQ from the coding sequence ATGCTGCACTGCAATGATTCAGTAAATTTCAAGGTATTGCTGGCAATCCTCATTGTGTCGGCATGTCTGCGGCTATGGGGGGCTTTTGACATTACCGGCTATACGGGTGATGAGTCGTTTCATGTGCCGTCCGCCATCAGCTTGGGACAGTATGGCACTCCCCTTTCATCCAACTGGACGCATCCTCCAGCCGGGGCGCTGATTCTGCTCGGGACGATTACACTCTTTGGCGATAACCCGGTGGGCTGGAGGATTGGCGGCATTGTCTTTGGTACCGTATCAGTGGGACTACTGTATCTGGTTGCTTTCCGGTTGTACCGCAATGAAATGGCTGCGCTGCTGGCGGCGACGCTGTTGGCGATGGATCCGTTTCATATCTATTTTTCCCGGACGACCTTTATGGAAATCCCGGTGCTCTGCTTCTTTCTCATGTTTCTCTATTTCATGCTGGAGTACGCAGAAGATGGGAGCAGGTGGTCGCTCCCATTGGCCGGGGTTGCGCTGGGGCTGACGGCGGCGACGAAGAGTTATTTTGTCTGCAGCATGCTGTTGGTGATTGGCTATGCCTGGTGGAAAAAGTGGCAGCAAAAGGACGGCCAAGCCACCCATGTTTTAGATTTTCTCTGCTATTTGCTCTGTCTGCCCGTTGCCATCTATCTTCTTTCCTATTACCACTGGTTCGGCAGGGGATTCACTCTGCAGGAGTTTTTCCAGATGCGGGGGGATGCGCTGTGGACGTTACGCAATATCACCATTGATTCGTTCGAAAACAAATGGTTCCTGGAGGTGGGGGGGCAGCCGTGGGAGTGGTTCGTAAAGCCGATAGTGTTTGGTTATCAGTTTGAAACCAACCGCTATCTGCTGGAGATCAATAATTTCCCCATACGGCTGTTTTCGTTGTTCTCGCTGATTGCGCTCACTGTCCACGGCTGGCGGAGGCGACTAGCTCCACTCCTTGTGCCGCCGATATTGTTCGCGAGCGTCTACCTGCTCTTCCTCCTGTTGAATCGCCCCATGTCGAGCAGCTCTGCGCTGGTCGTGCTCCCTTTTGCATATCTTGCCCTGGCCCGGGCGGTTGTGTTGCTGGAGGAACAGTATTGCAGGGCGTGCAGATTGAGTCTCATCGCTCTCGTATTGATTGTGTTCTGGGAGGCTTACCTCTATCCCCTGGCGACGGGAAGAGTTGTTTCCGACTTTTTATATTCACCGATACTCTCTAGTACAAAAATAATGCGGATGCAGTGA
- a CDS encoding radical SAM/SPASM domain-containing protein: MIRKVYSDLILRKLRESGPGWLLKRCRQYLLLQLSGALHRPLCGPALGTLMVTYRCNFHCAMCDMPLQASAQARSGMTEFDTARFLGIINEFAELGVPGIGFTGGEPLLRDDIFDLLTETRRLGMIAHLNTNGWLLGDDQAQRIIDIGVDSVNVSLDGAVAATHDRIRRTQGSFDRAVRAVKRLVNLKQKHGSHVRIKTVAVIDETNIDEVPQMLALARTLGTDCIELIPRQPFAAIPQETGTEPELLAKVDRLVEYLQGKQLFSVAIENSPAHLRLFRDSFAGHPSPVRCSAGYNSLAVDCYGNVFPCVPWINWGKTTGNIRSITLGELWHSPDYQRQREITSQCHDCYLNCQTELNLLFDLRRRM, translated from the coding sequence ATGATCAGAAAGGTCTATAGCGATCTGATCCTGCGCAAGCTCCGCGAGAGCGGCCCGGGCTGGCTGCTCAAGCGATGCCGCCAGTATCTCCTGTTGCAGCTTTCCGGTGCGCTCCATCGCCCCCTGTGCGGCCCGGCCCTCGGCACGCTGATGGTCACCTACCGCTGCAACTTTCACTGCGCCATGTGCGACATGCCTTTGCAAGCATCTGCGCAGGCCCGAAGCGGCATGACCGAATTCGATACCGCCCGTTTTTTGGGGATCATCAATGAGTTTGCCGAACTGGGGGTGCCGGGGATCGGCTTTACGGGAGGGGAGCCTCTGCTGCGGGACGACATCTTCGACCTTCTGACTGAAACCAGGAGGCTCGGCATGATCGCCCACCTGAACACCAACGGTTGGCTGCTGGGTGATGATCAGGCGCAGAGAATCATCGACATCGGCGTGGATTCGGTCAACGTATCACTTGATGGCGCGGTCGCAGCCACCCACGACCGGATCAGACGTACTCAAGGATCATTTGACAGAGCGGTGCGCGCAGTTAAAAGACTCGTTAACCTCAAACAGAAACACGGCAGCCATGTCAGGATAAAAACCGTTGCGGTCATCGACGAGACCAACATCGACGAGGTGCCGCAGATGCTTGCCCTTGCCCGCACACTCGGCACCGACTGCATCGAACTCATTCCCCGGCAGCCGTTTGCCGCAATACCGCAGGAGACCGGGACTGAACCTGAACTGCTTGCCAAAGTTGACAGACTCGTTGAATATTTGCAGGGAAAACAGCTCTTCAGCGTTGCAATCGAGAACTCGCCGGCACACCTGCGGCTGTTCCGCGACTCGTTTGCCGGACATCCCTCGCCTGTCAGATGCAGTGCCGGATACAACTCCCTGGCGGTTGACTGTTATGGGAACGTATTTCCCTGCGTACCCTGGATCAACTGGGGAAAGACAACCGGAAACATCAGGAGCATAACCCTTGGAGAATTGTGGCATTCTCCAGACTACCAGCGGCAGAGAGAAATCACCTCACAATGCCACGACTGCTACCTCAACTGCCAGACTGAGTTGAATCTACTCTTTGACCTGCGCAGGCGCATGTAG
- a CDS encoding radical SAM protein, whose product MSMQRIARLAYRITHSNLRELPRPYRLTYAVTNRCQARCTMCDIWRKPAENELTLAEIDALFTRANRFSWINLTGGELFQRPDISDIFLTVIQRSRDLYLLNFPTNGFQTEEIVAAVDAILKQTALPRLIVSVSLDGPRELHDRIRNLPGCWDRALGTFRQLRERRSRRFSVFLGHTLQVANLGEFDKTFAACREELGALSADDLHINLAHVSGLYYGNNTFDGTPEPAEASRLLVRINTQRRHKPFSPIAFIERRYQQLARIYLKDGTVPLTCQAAAASCFIDPTGNVFPCSGFASLLGSLSENDMDLYRIWRSPIRLHTRKQVHDDACPGCWTPCEAYQTILANLLQLKGKNR is encoded by the coding sequence ATGAGCATGCAGCGGATTGCACGACTAGCGTATCGAATAACTCATAGTAATCTGCGCGAACTTCCCCGTCCTTACCGCCTGACCTACGCGGTAACAAACCGCTGCCAGGCCCGCTGCACAATGTGCGATATCTGGAGAAAACCTGCGGAGAACGAACTGACGCTGGCAGAGATAGATGCCCTTTTCACCCGGGCCAACCGCTTCTCCTGGATCAACCTGACCGGTGGCGAGCTGTTCCAGCGCCCCGATATCAGCGACATCTTCCTCACGGTCATCCAGAGGAGCCGCGACCTGTACCTGCTCAATTTTCCCACCAACGGTTTTCAGACCGAAGAGATCGTTGCAGCCGTCGATGCCATACTGAAACAGACCGCTCTCCCCCGCCTGATCGTCTCAGTGAGCCTTGATGGTCCACGCGAGCTTCATGACCGCATCCGCAACCTGCCCGGCTGCTGGGATCGGGCGTTGGGCACCTTCCGGCAGTTACGGGAACGGCGATCCCGGCGTTTTTCGGTTTTTCTCGGGCACACCCTGCAGGTGGCCAACCTGGGTGAATTCGACAAGACATTTGCCGCCTGCCGTGAAGAGCTGGGAGCATTGTCCGCTGACGACCTCCATATCAACCTTGCCCATGTGTCCGGGCTCTACTACGGCAACAACACGTTTGATGGCACACCCGAACCTGCCGAAGCATCCCGGCTGCTCGTCCGTATCAACACGCAGCGTCGGCACAAACCATTCAGCCCGATTGCCTTTATCGAACGGCGTTATCAGCAACTGGCACGAATATACCTCAAGGACGGCACGGTGCCCCTCACCTGCCAGGCAGCCGCCGCTTCATGCTTCATCGACCCGACAGGCAATGTCTTCCCCTGTTCCGGTTTTGCCTCCCTGCTGGGGTCGCTCAGTGAGAACGATATGGACCTCTACCGCATCTGGCGCTCCCCGATCCGTTTGCACACGAGGAAGCAAGTCCATGATGACGCCTGCCCCGGCTGCTGGACCCCCTGCGAGGCATATCAGACCATCCTGGCGAATCTGCTTCAGCTGAAAGGAAAAAATCGATGA
- a CDS encoding CxxxxCH/CxxCH domain c-type cytochrome — MGKKIAKKIRGMNLGAKISLITLATLLVSVFMYEGWYKPYSVHAVAKTYNIDDSTGVTIATGVTTNTVSGTNPTSATPTPDVNEMKTVAATTTSNRTTGTYTAGATMLESIYNTAYATSTTVTGTSYFGRLRDGSGGYTVGFQLFYVAANGTKTNFTGAQATQALTSGASADYTVSLAAQSATVPAGSKLGIRIIYVSGASTDARVYYGSTASSTSTPGGVVTVDEVAADATKPTVTAFTVPSTSSSLTISGITFTASDNVGVTGYLINESATPPAAASITSSTAPTSYTAATEGTKTLYAWVKDAAGNVSNVYTGQTCTITLPDTTKPTVTAFTVPATSSSLTISGITFTASDNVGVTGYLINESATPPAAASITSGTAPTSYTAATEGTKTLYAWVKDAAGNVSNVYTSQTCTITLADTTKPTVTTFTVPATSSSLTITGITFTASDNVGVTGYLINESATPPAAAAITLGTAPTSYTAASAGAKTLYAWVKDAAGNVSNAFTGRACTITLDTTKPTVTAFTVPATSSSLTISGIIFTASDNIGVTGYLINESATPPAAAAITLGTAPTSYTAGSAGTKTLYAWVKDANGNVSNAYAGQSCTITVVITSPLMHNAANVNPTNTKGYGADWGSTFTCATCHAENTSNVKIVATTVATPNGNRNVVFTRMTSTSNALNGVFGNDNRTYAGNGTGGSSNICEVCHRKTTFHRYSANAPDTTHYNNKLCLTCHPHGAGFKGSGHTVPYYATSTGHTGCATGIGCHTNSTPGGTYPTAGTPPDCQACHTKGDPTTAGIGCGSCHGAAGGTGEPNGTVHPDAVGSHPKHTALTTCTNCHDVGGDVGGNADHGRGNRDTNPKTVNLAAGLGWNGTNTNCTTASCHANPYSTTGSITSPAWGTIAGCSACHTGTGLFQANGAPNTGGHAIHMTAGAACGDCHTGAVSGTSGGANHANGVVNVANGYNGGLPVTKHAAGSGYSTCTAATCHANPYASGSITTNVWSPTSSGCGACHKNDATNGNLGAFVAYSSPSTQLGPKTASHEEHLNYNRYVCADCHSGAVSGSTGGAAHGNSVVNVIQYASTITKHQSPFTYLANGCTTSCHGAATWGATLGCINCHSASITRTKGRAGKTLAAVTTEFGLAWGHKKTGRGAVTDADCIVCHLEGNFTTKRTSKFHANGNIDLRDPDVQGETPITDISGAAFTFQRFSTSYAAGSRTTTVNNTIANVISQKFCMKCHDSGGAANTTARTTGGTNAMPFGGIALGTNYTAANNAIGTQGTIDVATQLATTNASFHPVLGPRNAGYPTPSLMKAPYNNFTRTAGTKANSVVINCFDCHNTPTPMTLRTVSAHGNAVTLRGNATASGSSPNATTGATLCLACHAVLANSYHGVGSAIGSSTNSGMTATMSYGCNMCHGASYNTATVRPVRAQDVHGYPSTVSGATTYKKAFIRGNTSEGYITAHQPKSITTPAYSGTASCTGMGGTICGGSRTKTYTPGGVY, encoded by the coding sequence ATGGGAAAGAAGATAGCAAAAAAAATTCGAGGCATGAATCTGGGCGCCAAGATTAGCCTGATAACGCTGGCGACCCTGCTGGTCTCTGTGTTCATGTATGAGGGATGGTATAAACCGTATTCAGTACACGCGGTTGCGAAGACCTACAACATAGACGATAGTACCGGTGTTACTATCGCGACAGGTGTTACGACTAATACGGTCAGTGGCACAAACCCTACATCAGCTACGCCAACGCCTGATGTGAATGAGATGAAAACGGTTGCGGCGACCACTACCTCAAACAGAACAACCGGCACTTACACGGCTGGGGCTACAATGCTTGAGTCGATCTACAACACTGCCTATGCAACTTCAACGACAGTGACCGGCACGTCTTATTTTGGAAGACTTAGAGATGGTTCTGGTGGATATACCGTTGGTTTCCAGCTGTTTTATGTTGCCGCAAACGGAACAAAGACAAACTTTACCGGTGCTCAGGCTACACAGGCACTTACTTCTGGCGCAAGCGCTGATTATACCGTAAGTCTTGCCGCTCAGTCTGCTACGGTGCCTGCTGGCTCCAAGCTTGGTATACGTATAATTTACGTTTCTGGTGCTTCAACTGACGCACGTGTATATTACGGCAGCACAGCTTCGTCAACCAGCACTCCTGGCGGGGTTGTAACTGTAGATGAGGTTGCTGCTGACGCCACTAAGCCAACAGTGACGGCCTTTACCGTGCCATCCACCTCAAGTTCACTGACTATTTCCGGGATTACCTTCACAGCATCCGACAATGTCGGTGTAACAGGTTACCTGATCAACGAGAGCGCAACCCCTCCTGCGGCCGCTTCCATTACTTCCAGTACCGCACCAACTTCCTACACAGCCGCCACAGAGGGTACAAAAACCCTGTACGCCTGGGTCAAGGACGCCGCCGGTAACGTTTCCAATGTCTATACCGGTCAGACGTGCACAATTACCCTGCCTGACACCACCAAGCCGACGGTTACGGCATTTACCGTGCCTGCCACTTCAAGCTCACTGACTATTTCCGGGATTACCTTCACCGCATCCGACAATGTGGGCGTAACCGGTTACCTGATAAACGAGAGCGCCACCCCCCCTGCGGCCGCTTCCATTACATCCGGTACCGCACCAACTTCCTATACCGCTGCCACAGAGGGTACAAAAACCCTGTACGCCTGGGTCAAGGATGCAGCGGGGAACGTTTCCAATGTCTACACCAGTCAGACCTGCACCATAACATTAGCTGATACGACCAAGCCAACTGTGACGACTTTTACCGTACCTGCCACCTCTAGCTCGCTGACTATTACCGGGATTACCTTCACCGCATCCGACAACGTGGGCGTAACCGGTTATCTGATCAACGAGAGCGCTACACCACCCGCAGCGGCGGCGATTACCCTCGGCACTGCACCAACTTCCTACACCGCTGCTTCAGCCGGGGCAAAAACCCTTTACGCCTGGGTCAAGGACGCCGCCGGGAACGTGTCAAACGCCTTCACCGGGCGGGCGTGTACCATTACCCTGGACACGACCAAACCGACGGTAACGGCCTTTACCGTGCCTGCCACCTCAAGCTCCCTGACTATTTCCGGGATTATCTTCACTGCATCCGACAATATCGGCGTAACCGGTTACCTGATCAACGAGAGCGCCACCCCCCCTGCGGCCGCGGCGATTACTCTCGGCACTGCGCCAACTTCATACACCGCAGGTTCAGCCGGGACAAAAACCCTGTACGCCTGGGTCAAGGATGCCAATGGGAATGTTTCCAATGCCTATGCTGGTCAGTCCTGTACAATTACTGTAGTCATAACCAGCCCGCTCATGCATAACGCCGCCAATGTCAACCCGACAAACACAAAAGGGTACGGTGCCGACTGGGGCTCGACCTTCACCTGCGCCACCTGCCACGCTGAGAACACCAGCAACGTAAAAATCGTCGCTACCACTGTTGCCACCCCGAATGGTAACCGAAACGTCGTGTTTACCCGGATGACCTCGACCTCCAACGCCCTGAACGGCGTGTTCGGTAACGACAATCGTACTTACGCCGGTAACGGTACAGGCGGCTCTTCCAACATCTGCGAGGTCTGTCACCGGAAGACAACGTTCCATCGCTACAGTGCCAACGCCCCGGACACGACCCACTACAACAACAAGCTTTGTCTTACATGCCATCCCCACGGGGCCGGCTTCAAGGGTAGTGGTCATACCGTGCCATATTATGCAACAAGCACCGGCCACACCGGCTGTGCCACCGGCATCGGTTGCCACACCAACAGCACTCCCGGAGGAACCTATCCAACTGCAGGCACACCGCCTGATTGTCAAGCCTGCCACACCAAGGGCGATCCCACAACTGCCGGCATCGGTTGTGGCAGCTGTCACGGTGCGGCCGGTGGTACGGGCGAGCCGAATGGCACTGTCCATCCTGATGCAGTGGGGAGTCACCCCAAGCATACTGCTCTTACCACTTGTACCAACTGTCATGATGTCGGCGGTGATGTCGGCGGCAATGCTGACCATGGCAGAGGAAACAGGGATACGAATCCAAAGACCGTTAATCTTGCCGCAGGCCTTGGGTGGAATGGCACCAACACTAACTGTACCACGGCCAGCTGCCATGCGAACCCATATAGTACAACTGGGTCCATAACATCTCCTGCCTGGGGCACGATCGCAGGTTGTTCTGCCTGTCATACCGGAACCGGCCTGTTCCAGGCAAACGGAGCTCCTAATACCGGTGGTCATGCAATCCATATGACAGCAGGCGCTGCATGTGGTGACTGTCACACCGGTGCTGTATCAGGTACAAGCGGTGGAGCAAATCATGCCAATGGCGTGGTCAATGTGGCGAACGGCTACAACGGTGGTTTGCCTGTCACCAAGCATGCCGCTGGTTCTGGATACTCTACCTGTACGGCAGCTACATGTCACGCCAACCCATACGCTTCCGGATCTATTACCACAAATGTGTGGAGCCCGACCAGCAGCGGATGCGGAGCTTGTCATAAAAATGATGCTACCAACGGCAACCTTGGTGCATTTGTTGCGTATTCGTCTCCCTCAACACAGCTTGGCCCCAAAACCGCCAGTCATGAGGAACACCTGAATTATAATCGTTACGTTTGCGCTGATTGTCATTCAGGCGCCGTGTCCGGATCGACCGGTGGTGCCGCCCATGGCAATAGCGTGGTTAATGTAATCCAGTATGCAAGCACTATAACCAAGCACCAATCTCCGTTTACGTATCTAGCAAACGGCTGTACTACGTCATGTCATGGTGCTGCAACATGGGGTGCCACGCTTGGGTGTATTAATTGCCATTCAGCTTCAATTACTCGTACAAAAGGGCGTGCAGGCAAGACATTGGCAGCTGTTACGACTGAATTCGGCCTGGCTTGGGGACACAAGAAGACCGGACGGGGCGCGGTAACCGACGCAGACTGTATCGTTTGCCACCTGGAGGGTAATTTTACCACTAAAAGAACGTCCAAATTCCACGCGAACGGCAACATCGACCTGCGTGACCCGGATGTCCAAGGGGAAACGCCAATTACCGATATATCCGGCGCGGCGTTTACCTTCCAGCGCTTCTCAACATCCTATGCCGCCGGTTCCAGAACTACTACTGTTAACAACACAATTGCCAACGTAATTTCCCAGAAATTCTGCATGAAATGCCATGACTCAGGTGGGGCAGCCAATACGACAGCTCGGACAACGGGTGGTACAAATGCCATGCCGTTTGGCGGCATCGCTTTGGGTACAAACTACACCGCGGCGAATAACGCAATTGGAACCCAAGGTACTATTGACGTCGCGACACAGCTTGCCACCACTAACGCGTCGTTCCACCCGGTACTCGGGCCGCGCAATGCCGGGTATCCGACTCCCAGCTTGATGAAAGCGCCATATAACAACTTCACCCGGACCGCCGGCACCAAGGCGAACAGTGTTGTGATCAACTGCTTCGACTGTCACAACACGCCGACACCAATGACGCTTCGTACCGTTTCCGCACACGGTAATGCGGTAACGCTGCGCGGCAATGCAACGGCAAGCGGCAGTTCGCCGAATGCGACAACTGGAGCCACGCTGTGTCTTGCCTGCCATGCGGTGCTGGCAAACAGCTATCATGGGGTTGGCTCTGCAATAGGGTCCAGTACCAACAGCGGGATGACCGCCACCATGAGCTACGGCTGCAACATGTGCCACGGCGCTTCATACAACACTGCAACGGTGCGTCCGGTACGCGCTCAGGATGTCCATGGCTACCCGAGCACGGTCAGTGGCGCGACGACCTATAAAAAGGCCTTTATCCGAGGCAATACTTCCGAGGGGTATATAACAGCTCATCAGCCAAAGAGCATTACAACTCCTGCGTATAGCGGTACTGCTTCCTGTACCGGCATGGGCGGTACTATCTGCGGCGGTTCCCGTACTAAAACGTACACCCCGGGGGGTGTCTATTAA
- a CDS encoding B12-binding domain-containing radical SAM protein, with protein sequence MKVSLIFTPNRINPHYKPVAFRDERLGFIPPVSLLVVAAIMEKEGVEVDLIDMEAERLSHEAALERIRRFSPDLLGFTITTLSFHATLEWIRKLKQDTGIPVMVGGEHVRIYPFETMSHNEIDFCIIGEAELPLPEFIRAFREKRPYEGIKSLGYRKDGEVIIDRTLQFVEDLDTVPFPARHLIRNELYENILTRRKNFTAFVSSRGCPFNCAFCNHNHQKYRTRSVQNVVDEIEMNLKQFGIRDFDIYDSTFTADRKRVIAICEEIHRRKLKVGFTVRSRVDVITRDMIDSLKAAGCHTIMYGIESSNPEILKRMNKGITPELVMEKVQYTHQSGIKALGFFLFGFPGENRETIEDTINFALKLPLDYALFSILLPQPETEIYEYYWKRGFGDYWAEYTLDESKDELIEFIDTGVTRAEASEYAVTAYRRFFFRPRIIWDRFKKLRSFGEFRRLFSGAVGILAGNDKKRS encoded by the coding sequence ATGAAAGTCAGCCTCATATTTACACCCAACAGGATCAACCCCCACTACAAGCCGGTAGCCTTCAGGGATGAACGCTTAGGCTTTATTCCGCCCGTCAGCCTGCTGGTTGTCGCCGCAATCATGGAGAAAGAAGGGGTTGAAGTCGATCTCATCGACATGGAGGCCGAAAGGCTCAGCCATGAAGCGGCACTCGAGCGTATCAGGCGGTTTTCACCTGACTTGCTTGGCTTCACGATTACCACGTTGAGTTTTCACGCGACCCTGGAATGGATAAGAAAACTGAAGCAGGATACTGGTATCCCTGTTATGGTCGGCGGGGAGCACGTCAGGATATATCCGTTCGAAACCATGTCGCACAATGAAATCGACTTCTGCATCATCGGGGAAGCAGAGCTTCCACTCCCCGAGTTCATCCGGGCTTTTCGTGAAAAGCGGCCGTATGAAGGAATCAAGTCGCTGGGATACAGAAAAGATGGGGAGGTCATCATTGACCGCACGCTGCAGTTCGTCGAAGACCTGGATACTGTACCGTTCCCCGCCCGGCATCTGATAAGAAATGAACTCTACGAGAACATACTCACCCGCAGGAAGAATTTCACCGCCTTTGTGTCGTCCCGCGGCTGCCCCTTCAACTGCGCTTTCTGCAACCATAATCACCAGAAGTACCGCACCAGGTCAGTCCAGAACGTTGTTGATGAAATCGAAATGAACCTCAAGCAATTCGGCATTCGGGACTTTGATATCTATGACTCCACCTTTACCGCGGACCGTAAGCGGGTCATTGCCATCTGCGAAGAGATTCACCGCAGGAAGCTAAAGGTCGGGTTCACCGTAAGAAGCCGGGTGGATGTCATTACCAGGGATATGATCGACAGCCTGAAGGCCGCTGGATGCCACACCATCATGTATGGCATAGAATCGAGCAACCCGGAAATTCTCAAACGGATGAACAAGGGCATAACGCCGGAACTTGTCATGGAGAAAGTGCAGTACACCCACCAAAGCGGCATCAAGGCGCTTGGTTTCTTCCTGTTCGGCTTTCCCGGTGAAAACCGCGAGACCATTGAGGATACCATTAATTTTGCCCTCAAGCTTCCGCTTGATTATGCGCTCTTCTCCATCCTTCTACCGCAACCTGAAACCGAAATATATGAATATTACTGGAAGCGCGGTTTCGGCGATTACTGGGCGGAGTATACCCTGGACGAATCAAAGGATGAGTTGATCGAGTTCATCGATACCGGCGTTACGCGTGCAGAAGCCTCGGAATACGCTGTCACAGCCTATAGGAGGTTTTTCTTCAGACCGCGGATCATCTGGGATCGATTCAAGAAACTGCGCTCGTTTGGTGAGTTCAGGCGGCTCTTCAGTGGCGCGGTCGGAATTCTGGCCGGTAATGATAAAAAACGATCATAA
- a CDS encoding PD40 domain-containing protein — translation MKPNIAYSLAHALLLCVLAVTIGCDSYHTGTNLETAFRYTTAVSERAGILEILEPALLDSASAAESDGLTSYFNETGTGAASVVKTGPSSFRVLHKHKVSGEYAGVESVTLSPDGRRLAFVIPENGKFRMVIDGRMGRPFEQIGSPVFTPDSRHLAYKVKSGALWRLIVDEKLADERFLVYGEPRMSKGLSRIIIMEKASEQSPYAIVAYTSDLKRTVIKEIPAQDVYFDQDVMTAAAIVVKDNKKRVVVFTLREPGTVREGAEFDEITQLVFDKTGRSLAYVGQKGAEKYLVLDGQIEPLSGASLGEHPVISPNQKSLGTVLVTDLVYYHQAFMPQASDEKKYDAINELTFAPDGRRHVYTAEKKGRCFVVVNGKEGPPFDRVVSPRFSPDGRFLTYRARQDGKRFLVVADADGRMIRRHPAFDMVFEQVYTADGKSVAYGVKDGNKLAWRVEKLD, via the coding sequence ATGAAACCAAATATTGCCTATAGCCTCGCCCACGCTCTGCTTCTTTGCGTACTTGCAGTCACAATTGGATGCGATAGCTATCATACGGGTACTAACCTAGAGACTGCTTTCAGGTACACGACCGCCGTCTCGGAGCGGGCCGGCATCCTCGAGATATTAGAACCGGCACTGCTTGACTCGGCATCGGCAGCAGAGAGTGACGGATTGACGTCGTACTTTAATGAGACGGGGACTGGTGCTGCTTCCGTCGTCAAAACAGGACCATCATCTTTCCGGGTGCTTCACAAGCACAAGGTCAGTGGCGAATACGCCGGGGTCGAGTCTGTTACCTTAAGCCCGGACGGCCGCCGGTTAGCCTTTGTCATTCCTGAAAACGGCAAGTTCCGTATGGTCATCGATGGCAGAATGGGGAGGCCATTCGAGCAGATCGGGTCACCGGTCTTCACGCCGGATTCGCGTCATCTTGCCTATAAAGTGAAATCAGGTGCACTCTGGCGGCTGATTGTCGACGAGAAGCTGGCGGATGAGCGTTTTCTTGTCTATGGAGAACCTCGCATGAGCAAGGGACTGTCCAGGATCATCATTATGGAAAAGGCATCGGAACAGAGTCCGTACGCCATCGTTGCCTATACGTCAGACCTGAAACGGACGGTGATCAAGGAGATTCCGGCCCAGGACGTCTATTTTGATCAGGACGTAATGACAGCTGCTGCAATAGTTGTAAAGGACAACAAAAAGCGGGTGGTTGTCTTCACCCTGAGGGAACCGGGTACGGTTCGTGAGGGTGCGGAATTTGATGAGATCACGCAACTGGTTTTTGATAAGACCGGCAGATCCCTAGCGTATGTAGGCCAAAAAGGTGCTGAGAAATATCTTGTTCTGGATGGTCAAATCGAGCCGTTGTCCGGTGCGAGTCTGGGAGAACACCCGGTAATCAGCCCGAACCAGAAAAGCCTTGGCACAGTGCTGGTGACCGATTTGGTGTATTATCATCAGGCGTTTATGCCACAGGCCTCCGACGAGAAGAAGTATGATGCGATAAACGAACTGACGTTCGCGCCGGATGGGCGCCGGCATGTGTATACGGCCGAAAAAAAAGGGCGTTGTTTCGTGGTAGTCAACGGCAAGGAAGGGCCTCCGTTTGACCGCGTCGTCTCGCCTCGATTCAGCCCTGACGGGCGGTTCTTGACCTATCGTGCTCGCCAGGACGGCAAACGATTTCTCGTGGTTGCGGATGCAGACGGCCGAATGATCAGGCGGCACCCGGCATTTGACATGGTGTTCGAGCAGGTTTACACAGCCGATGGGAAATCTGTGGCATATGGTGTGAAGGATGGAAACAAACTGGCATGGCGGGTGGAAAAGCTCGATTAG